From Dietzia sp. ANT_WB102, a single genomic window includes:
- a CDS encoding acyl-CoA desaturase, whose protein sequence is MAISDVGEYAHLSPDQIEELGRELDAIRAEVIASRGERDYRYIHNIIRLQRGLEFGARALLYFGARNRTVWTLGTGTLAVAKILENMELGHNIMHGQWDWMNDPEIHSTNWEWDLVGSSADWKHTHNHLHHKYTNIVGMDDDVGFGVLRVTRDVPWEPKFAANVLVNAVLMLGFEWGIGLQAVEVADAVDPKASPAERRRARAFLRKAGKQILKDYVLFPVLAGPSGRQALTATVTANIIRNIWTNAVIFCGHFPDGAEKFTIKDTETETQAEWYLRQMLGSANIDGGPIMNLMSGNLSFQIEHHMFPDLPSNRYSEISLKVRELCERYDLPYVSGPLWKQYLQSWRTIARLSLPDRYLRRTADDAPETRSEKMFARGPRMPGLATALASVRKGRVRQTR, encoded by the coding sequence ATGGCGATTTCCGATGTCGGCGAATACGCCCACCTCAGCCCAGATCAGATCGAGGAGCTCGGGCGGGAGCTCGATGCGATCCGCGCCGAGGTCATCGCCTCGCGCGGTGAGCGTGACTACCGCTATATCCACAACATCATCAGACTCCAGCGCGGCCTGGAGTTCGGTGCGCGAGCACTCCTGTACTTCGGCGCCCGCAACCGCACCGTGTGGACCTTGGGGACCGGCACCCTGGCCGTGGCCAAGATCCTCGAGAACATGGAGCTCGGCCACAACATCATGCACGGCCAGTGGGACTGGATGAACGATCCGGAGATCCACTCGACCAACTGGGAGTGGGACCTGGTCGGCAGCTCCGCCGATTGGAAACACACCCACAACCACCTGCACCACAAGTACACCAACATCGTCGGCATGGACGACGACGTAGGTTTTGGAGTCTTGCGCGTCACCCGCGATGTCCCGTGGGAGCCGAAGTTCGCGGCAAACGTCTTGGTCAACGCGGTTCTCATGCTCGGCTTCGAGTGGGGGATCGGCCTCCAGGCGGTCGAGGTGGCCGACGCCGTCGACCCTAAGGCGTCCCCGGCGGAGCGGCGCCGGGCCCGCGCGTTCCTCCGTAAAGCAGGCAAGCAGATCCTCAAGGACTACGTCCTGTTCCCGGTGCTCGCCGGCCCGAGCGGACGCCAAGCCCTCACCGCCACCGTCACGGCGAACATCATCCGCAACATCTGGACCAACGCGGTGATCTTCTGTGGGCACTTCCCCGACGGCGCCGAGAAGTTCACCATCAAGGACACGGAGACCGAGACGCAGGCCGAGTGGTACCTGCGGCAGATGCTCGGTAGCGCCAACATTGACGGCGGCCCGATCATGAACTTGATGTCCGGCAACCTGTCGTTCCAGATCGAGCACCACATGTTCCCGGATCTGCCGTCCAACAGGTACTCGGAGATCTCACTCAAGGTCCGCGAACTGTGTGAGCGCTACGACCTGCCGTACGTCAGCGGGCCGCTGTGGAAGCAGTACCTGCAGTCGTGGCGCACTATCGCACGGCTGTCACTGCCGGACCGCTACCTGCGCCGCACCGCCGACGACGCCCCGGAGACCCGCAGCGAGAAGATGTTCGCGCGCGGCCCGCGCATGCCCGGCCTGGCGACCGCGCTGGCCAGCGTCCGGAAGGGACGCGTCCGCCAGACCCGCTGA
- a CDS encoding superoxide dismutase family protein, giving the protein MTARTVTVARRARRGATFAALSAAALLAASCGTSDDSSAAQGDTGSQPAATTTVTAAGEEGGAGGGEVFATAELKNPNGEARGTAEFAKADGGTLVTVNATGLTPGFHGLHIHGAGLCEPDSANPTNPEERGAFLSAGGHLAGPNGEASHPEHAGDLPTLYVAEDGTARIVTLTDRLDRDLLLDEDGSALMVHEKSDNLANIPERYAPAGADEDTKKAGDGGSRIACGVVTEQK; this is encoded by the coding sequence GTGACCGCACGCACCGTGACCGTTGCCCGCCGCGCCCGCAGGGGCGCGACCTTTGCCGCGCTCAGCGCCGCCGCACTACTGGCCGCGTCATGCGGAACAAGCGACGACTCGTCCGCAGCGCAAGGAGATACCGGATCGCAGCCGGCCGCCACGACGACCGTGACAGCCGCTGGCGAAGAGGGCGGAGCTGGCGGCGGCGAGGTCTTCGCGACCGCCGAGCTGAAGAACCCGAATGGCGAAGCGCGGGGCACGGCGGAGTTCGCCAAGGCTGACGGCGGAACGCTCGTGACCGTCAATGCCACTGGCCTGACGCCCGGCTTCCACGGCCTGCACATCCACGGTGCTGGACTGTGCGAGCCCGACAGCGCCAACCCGACAAACCCGGAGGAGCGGGGCGCGTTCCTGTCGGCCGGCGGCCACCTTGCCGGTCCGAACGGCGAGGCCAGCCATCCCGAGCACGCCGGCGACCTGCCGACCCTCTACGTGGCCGAGGACGGAACCGCCCGGATCGTCACACTCACCGACCGCCTGGATCGCGACCTCCTGCTGGACGAGGACGGCTCGGCCCTGATGGTCCACGAGAAGTCCGACAACCTCGCCAACATCCCCGAGCGCTACGCGCCCGCTGGTGCGGACGAGGACACGAAGAAGGCCGGCGACGGCGGTAGCCGCATCGCCTGCGGTGTGGTCACCGAGCAGAAGTAA
- a CDS encoding A24 family peptidase codes for MTAPSPAIDMMEAFSPMPALVTALVTALVCGGAAAALGPWMRTIAESESRWLRSGVHVTFAAAGGAGAAVLAATWAELATFAVLAVGCGLLVTIDLAVFRLPDAIVGPLYPVVLAGLATTAALTGGWGAFGRAAAAAAALLAFYFVLALINPTGLGLGDVKLSGVLGAFLGWLGWPAVLAGTLAAFVINAAVALVLLAARRVNAKSGIAFGPAMVLGAVLGAGYWAVRSAAVAG; via the coding sequence GTGACCGCGCCTTCGCCCGCGATCGACATGATGGAGGCGTTCTCCCCCATGCCCGCTCTCGTCACCGCGCTGGTCACTGCGCTCGTCTGCGGTGGCGCCGCCGCCGCTCTCGGGCCGTGGATGCGCACGATCGCCGAGTCCGAGTCCCGGTGGTTGCGCAGCGGAGTGCACGTCACGTTCGCCGCTGCCGGGGGCGCCGGGGCCGCGGTGCTCGCGGCCACCTGGGCTGAGCTCGCGACGTTCGCCGTGCTCGCGGTGGGGTGTGGCCTGTTGGTCACGATCGACCTGGCGGTCTTCAGGCTCCCCGACGCGATCGTCGGCCCCCTCTACCCCGTGGTGTTGGCCGGCCTGGCCACGACCGCCGCCCTCACCGGCGGCTGGGGAGCGTTCGGCCGAGCCGCCGCCGCGGCGGCCGCGCTGCTCGCGTTCTACTTCGTGTTGGCGCTGATCAACCCGACCGGCCTCGGCCTCGGCGATGTCAAACTCTCCGGCGTGCTGGGGGCGTTTCTCGGTTGGTTGGGTTGGCCCGCCGTGCTGGCCGGGACGCTGGCCGCGTTCGTCATCAACGCCGCGGTCGCACTCGTGCTGCTGGCGGCTCGGCGGGTCAACGCGAAGAGCGGCATCGCGTTCGGACCGGCCATGGTGCTCGGCGCGGTGCTCGGCGCCGGCTACTGGGCGGTGCGGTCCGCCGCAGTGGCGGGCTGA
- a CDS encoding carboxymuconolactone decarboxylase family protein gives MSTSPGKSEQRKQVSAGAMAPMLALEAYSRARVSRQDSHLIRLRASAVNGCRYCTAMHRRDARKDGWSETRIAVVENWPAHVEEVSPAERAVLSFADAVTHIDGEKSVPDELWDEVVRHRGENGAGQLVMEIVTINAWNRIAIATRKDPATLRGLIPSDLEPVKRR, from the coding sequence ATGAGCACATCACCGGGCAAGAGCGAACAACGCAAACAGGTCAGCGCAGGGGCGATGGCGCCCATGCTGGCACTTGAGGCTTACTCCCGAGCGCGAGTCTCCCGGCAGGACAGTCACCTCATCCGGCTCCGGGCGTCCGCGGTGAACGGGTGCCGCTACTGCACCGCGATGCACCGCCGCGATGCACGCAAGGACGGCTGGAGCGAGACCCGAATCGCGGTCGTGGAGAACTGGCCCGCCCACGTCGAGGAGGTCTCGCCGGCCGAGCGGGCGGTGCTGTCGTTCGCGGATGCCGTCACCCACATCGATGGGGAGAAATCCGTACCTGACGAGCTATGGGACGAGGTGGTACGCCACCGGGGAGAAAATGGGGCTGGACAGTTGGTAATGGAGATCGTCACGATCAACGCATGGAACCGGATAGCGATCGCCACCCGCAAGGACCCGGCGACGCTACGCGGCCTCATCCCGAGCGACCTCGAACCGGTGAAGCGGCGCTGA
- a CDS encoding tryptophan-rich sensory protein, with the protein MRHHRQSASDTSPTGWALPVVTVLGVTVAIVAAFIGSGALGGTPINEAAGGALSADATPVAPAGSAFGIWSVIYLGLAAYAVWQLAPVARRSARQAALRPWALASALLNGAWIWTVQLDLLLVSVLVIVLLLAVLIRIMFILGAPRSGGWLEVVVTDVTFGLYLGWVSVAFLANAYAWLADAGVDVVTEVPFGIVGIIVAAAVGVASAFISGGRIPPALATAWCLAWVAYGRTEGAHESRSLVLAAAIASVVVVVTAVGFRLALRSSRSGRSAHAGRPS; encoded by the coding sequence ATGAGACACCACAGACAGTCCGCATCCGATACCTCGCCGACGGGGTGGGCGCTGCCAGTCGTCACCGTGCTGGGCGTGACCGTCGCGATCGTGGCCGCGTTCATCGGCAGCGGGGCGCTCGGCGGTACACCGATCAACGAGGCTGCCGGGGGAGCGCTGTCCGCCGACGCCACGCCGGTGGCGCCCGCCGGGTCGGCGTTCGGAATCTGGAGCGTGATCTATCTGGGGCTGGCCGCCTACGCGGTGTGGCAGCTCGCGCCGGTCGCCCGTCGGTCGGCACGGCAGGCGGCGCTGCGGCCGTGGGCGCTCGCGTCAGCGCTGCTCAACGGGGCGTGGATCTGGACGGTGCAGCTGGACCTGTTGCTCGTCTCCGTGCTGGTGATCGTGCTGCTGCTCGCGGTGCTGATCCGCATCATGTTCATCCTCGGCGCGCCCCGAAGCGGAGGGTGGCTCGAGGTCGTCGTGACTGACGTGACGTTCGGTCTTTACCTGGGCTGGGTGTCGGTGGCGTTTCTGGCCAACGCGTACGCGTGGCTCGCGGATGCGGGCGTCGATGTGGTGACCGAGGTGCCGTTCGGGATCGTCGGCATCATCGTGGCCGCGGCCGTGGGCGTGGCGTCTGCGTTCATCAGCGGTGGTCGGATCCCGCCGGCATTGGCCACGGCCTGGTGTCTGGCGTGGGTGGCGTACGGCCGGACCGAGGGCGCGCACGAGTCGAGGTCGCTGGTGCTCGCGGCGGCGATCGCGTCCGTCGTCGTGGTCGTCACCGCCGTGGGGTTCCGGCTGGCCCTGCGGTCGAGTCGGTCCGGTCGGTCGGCCCACGCCGGCCGGCCATCCTGA
- the thiM gene encoding hydroxyethylthiazole kinase has protein sequence MREAGPLVHCLTNSVVRQITADVLLAAGAAPAMVDHPDEAGDFAAIASGVLINVGNPTTEQVEGMHAAIAAARAADTPWVLDPVAVGGLTLRTDLATDWLRSGPAAIRANASETIALAGTGAGGRGVDSTEDVVAAEPAARDLSARSGAVVAVTGPRDLVVTQHPGDSTNTVPTTRATWIESGHPLLQKVIGTGCALGALTAAYLGAARQAGIADHDAVVAAHAHAGAAGTVAGRTAAGPGSFAVAWLDALYTLTPEEIAGAVTVTEA, from the coding sequence ATGCGCGAGGCCGGCCCGCTCGTGCACTGCCTCACCAACTCCGTGGTCCGACAGATCACTGCGGACGTCCTGCTTGCCGCCGGTGCCGCGCCGGCGATGGTCGATCACCCGGATGAGGCGGGTGACTTCGCCGCCATCGCCTCCGGGGTGCTGATCAACGTGGGCAATCCGACGACCGAGCAGGTCGAGGGCATGCACGCCGCGATCGCCGCCGCCCGCGCCGCGGACACCCCGTGGGTGCTGGACCCGGTCGCGGTCGGTGGGCTCACCCTGCGCACCGACTTGGCCACCGACTGGTTGCGCTCGGGGCCCGCCGCGATCCGGGCCAACGCGTCGGAGACCATCGCGCTCGCCGGCACGGGGGCGGGCGGCCGGGGCGTCGACTCCACCGAGGACGTGGTCGCTGCCGAGCCCGCGGCCCGGGACCTCTCGGCCCGATCGGGGGCTGTGGTCGCCGTGACGGGGCCGCGGGACCTCGTCGTCACACAGCATCCCGGCGACTCGACCAACACCGTGCCCACCACCCGCGCGACGTGGATCGAGTCGGGCCACCCCCTGCTGCAGAAGGTCATCGGCACCGGCTGCGCCCTCGGCGCGCTCACCGCGGCCTACCTGGGGGCGGCGCGGCAGGCGGGCATCGCGGACCACGACGCGGTGGTCGCCGCACATGCCCACGCCGGGGCCGCGGGGACGGTCGCCGGGCGCACCGCGGCGGGCCCGGGCAGCTTCGCCGTGGCCTGGCTCGACGCCCTGTACACCCTGACGCCCGAGGAGATCGCGGGCGCGGTCACGGTGACCGAGGCGTGA
- a CDS encoding DUF1707 domain-containing protein codes for MTEPDDLLLSDAERLHALMALGDHYAFGRLDDSEFHARSGDVAAARTLGQLRGAFADLPGGTPLTSVDGMIVQSATNPGAQLDVSSSSPTSPSSPTGAVTPAARGTDADLEDLRKRGKLVESLDGVVLGLTLITFLVLQLIVDWQYAWIVWPSLALTLGIPRLVLRYTDSDEQTYETLKKADQKAREERLRAATERIRELGDGRESRD; via the coding sequence ATGACCGAGCCGGACGACCTACTGCTTTCCGACGCCGAGCGGCTACACGCCCTCATGGCACTCGGTGACCATTACGCGTTCGGTCGACTCGACGACTCCGAATTCCACGCCCGCTCCGGCGACGTGGCCGCGGCCCGCACGCTCGGCCAGCTGCGCGGAGCGTTCGCCGACCTGCCCGGCGGGACACCACTGACCTCGGTCGACGGCATGATCGTGCAGTCGGCAACGAACCCCGGTGCGCAGCTGGACGTCTCGTCGTCGTCACCGACGTCGCCCTCGTCCCCCACCGGAGCGGTGACGCCAGCCGCCCGCGGCACCGATGCCGATCTCGAGGACCTGCGCAAGCGCGGAAAGCTCGTCGAGTCACTGGACGGCGTGGTTCTCGGGCTGACACTCATCACATTTCTCGTGCTGCAGCTCATCGTGGACTGGCAGTACGCGTGGATCGTGTGGCCGTCGCTGGCGCTGACACTGGGGATCCCGCGGCTGGTACTGCGCTACACCGATTCCGACGAGCAAACCTACGAGACGCTCAAGAAGGCCGACCAGAAAGCTCGAGAGGAGCGGCTACGTGCGGCGACCGAGCGGATCCGCGAGCTGGGCGACGGCCGCGAGTCGCGCGACTGA
- the thiE gene encoding thiamine phosphate synthase has translation MSTAPPGRGAGVDWRLYLVTDPHLGGGRDAVPGIAYEAVLGGVGVVQIRDKECDDDQFATHAAAVAEAVAQACAETGRDVPVFVNDRLDVARELGLHLHIGQRDVPLPRARAALPGELMLGLSIESDAQLAAAVAGPGSAPDVIGVSPVWSTATKTDTAEALGPAGADGLARAAHHAGIRAVGIGGITPSTVAQVAATALDGVCVVSAIMTAPDPRAAAADLLDRWVAARG, from the coding sequence GTGAGCACCGCCCCTCCCGGCCGCGGCGCCGGCGTCGACTGGCGGCTCTACCTGGTCACCGATCCCCACCTGGGCGGCGGGCGCGACGCGGTGCCGGGGATCGCCTACGAGGCGGTACTCGGCGGGGTGGGGGTGGTCCAGATCCGGGACAAGGAGTGCGACGACGACCAGTTCGCCACACACGCCGCGGCCGTCGCCGAGGCCGTCGCGCAGGCGTGCGCCGAGACGGGCCGTGACGTGCCGGTGTTCGTCAACGACCGCCTGGACGTCGCGCGCGAGCTGGGCCTGCATCTGCACATCGGCCAGCGGGACGTGCCGCTGCCCCGGGCCCGCGCGGCGTTGCCTGGCGAGTTGATGCTGGGACTGTCGATCGAGTCCGACGCCCAGTTGGCCGCAGCGGTGGCGGGGCCCGGGTCGGCGCCGGACGTCATCGGGGTGAGCCCGGTGTGGTCGACGGCCACCAAGACCGACACCGCCGAGGCTCTGGGCCCTGCGGGTGCCGACGGGCTGGCCCGGGCCGCGCACCACGCGGGTATTCGCGCGGTGGGCATCGGCGGGATCACGCCCTCGACCGTCGCGCAGGTGGCGGCGACCGCGCTGGACGGGGTGTGCGTGGTCTCGGCGATCATGACCGCCCCGGACCCGCGGGCCGCGGCCGCCGATCTCCTCGACCGGTGGGTTGCCGCTCGCGGCTGA
- a CDS encoding peroxidase-related enzyme (This protein belongs to a clade of uncharacterized proteins related to peroxidases such as the alkylhydroperoxidase AhpD.), with protein sequence MSDRYPLAELADLPDDLRERILAEQEKAGFVPEVFLMFGRRPAESRAFFAYHDALMEREGNLSKADKEMIVVTISGQNNCLFCVVAHGAILRIVKRDPLIADQLAVNYRKADLTPRERAICDFATKVNLRSDELVDADFAALHEHGLDDEDAWDIAAITGLFGLSNRLANATDMRPNTEFYLMGRVPRQK encoded by the coding sequence GTGTCTGACCGCTATCCCCTCGCCGAACTCGCCGACCTGCCCGACGATCTGCGCGAGCGGATCCTCGCCGAGCAGGAGAAAGCGGGGTTCGTGCCCGAGGTGTTCCTGATGTTCGGCCGCCGCCCGGCGGAGTCGAGGGCGTTTTTCGCCTACCACGACGCGCTGATGGAGCGCGAAGGCAACCTGTCCAAGGCGGACAAGGAGATGATCGTGGTGACCATTTCCGGGCAAAATAATTGCCTGTTCTGCGTGGTGGCCCACGGGGCAATCCTGCGGATCGTGAAGCGGGATCCGTTGATCGCCGACCAGTTGGCGGTGAACTACCGCAAGGCCGACCTCACGCCCCGCGAGCGGGCCATCTGCGACTTTGCAACCAAGGTCAATCTGCGCTCGGATGAGTTGGTCGACGCCGACTTCGCAGCATTGCACGAGCACGGCCTCGACGACGAGGACGCGTGGGACATCGCCGCCATCACCGGATTGTTCGGACTGAGCAATCGGCTGGCGAACGCCACCGACATGCGGCCGAACACGGAGTTCTACCTCATGGGCCGGGTGCCGCGGCAGAAGTGA
- a CDS encoding VOC family protein, with product MRRTPLEITSIEYPSTSMPATAEFLSKVCGWKPTVYGKSYATLVGGGIDAGVQGDDDEQSPAPLMVIRVPDLDEARAQVESAGGEVTFGPFDFPGGRRFHFREPGGNEMAMWVPA from the coding sequence ATGCGCCGAACGCCTCTCGAGATCACCTCGATCGAATACCCCAGCACCTCGATGCCCGCGACAGCCGAGTTTCTCTCGAAAGTCTGTGGCTGGAAGCCCACCGTGTACGGGAAGTCGTACGCCACCCTGGTCGGCGGCGGCATCGACGCGGGCGTGCAGGGGGACGACGACGAGCAGTCTCCCGCACCGCTCATGGTCATCCGGGTGCCCGATCTCGACGAGGCCCGCGCCCAGGTCGAGTCCGCGGGCGGCGAGGTGACGTTCGGGCCGTTCGATTTCCCCGGCGGCCGCCGGTTCCACTTCCGCGAGCCCGGCGGAAACGAGATGGCCATGTGGGTGCCGGCCTGA
- a CDS encoding sigma-70 family RNA polymerase sigma factor gives MSDRAALDRIRGLLLGVGYRITGSWADAEDATDESLARWLALHPASAPRNLEAWLTTVTTRLCLDRLRQRKREYVVGVWLPEPVDTALLPADRAERRDDLRIAILLAYEQLSTDERAAFVLREAYDLPYADIADALGAGVATVRQWVSRARHRLTSDLRPREPASNVLVSGLVEAVMAGDLDRTIVALTADRRGDLQTVQVSVADGRVTRLYFRSNPEELTQLALPEGFRPSA, from the coding sequence GTGTCCGATCGCGCTGCACTCGACCGGATCCGCGGCTTACTCCTCGGGGTGGGGTACCGCATCACCGGGAGCTGGGCCGACGCCGAGGACGCCACCGACGAGTCGCTGGCGCGGTGGTTGGCGCTCCATCCCGCGTCCGCCCCCCGCAACCTCGAGGCGTGGCTCACCACCGTCACGACCCGGCTGTGCCTGGACCGGTTGCGCCAACGCAAGCGGGAGTACGTCGTCGGCGTGTGGCTCCCCGAGCCCGTCGACACCGCTCTGCTGCCGGCGGACCGCGCTGAGCGGCGCGACGACCTACGGATCGCCATCCTGCTGGCCTACGAGCAACTGAGCACGGACGAGCGGGCGGCGTTCGTCCTGCGCGAGGCGTACGACCTGCCGTATGCGGACATCGCCGACGCGCTGGGCGCGGGCGTGGCCACCGTCCGGCAGTGGGTGAGCCGCGCCCGCCATCGACTGACCTCCGACCTCCGCCCGCGCGAACCCGCGTCGAACGTTCTGGTCTCCGGGCTGGTGGAGGCGGTCATGGCCGGCGACCTGGATCGGACGATCGTCGCGCTCACCGCAGACCGCCGCGGGGATCTGCAGACGGTGCAGGTGAGCGTGGCGGACGGCCGCGTCACGCGTCTGTACTTCCGCTCCAACCCGGAGGAGCTCACACAACTGGCTCTGCCCGAGGGGTTCCGCCCGTCCGCGTGA
- a CDS encoding LLM class flavin-dependent oxidoreductase produces MTSPETRSASGTESHSALPLSVIDFATVRPGQSVGEALQDSVLLAQKAEELGYERVWYSEHHNMPAIASSAPAVLMAHIASHTKRIRLGSGGVMLPNHSPIVIAEQFGTLAELHPGRIDLGLGRAPGTDPQTLRALRREPSAAEKFPDDVRELQAFLGDSPTDMARTRGIVAVPGRGTKVPLYILGSSLFGAQLAAAYGLPYAFASHFAPDALEQASAVYRSRFTPSEQLAEPYMIAAVNVVADDDAERAERELHWYRRQRVKLMAGRGRDFSDAELDMIMESAGGRQILHMISNTACGDGPAVRDYLTDFARRAGADELMIAPIGSTVERIHGSLDVLRRAWSD; encoded by the coding sequence ATGACCTCCCCCGAGACCCGCTCCGCCAGCGGCACCGAATCCCATTCCGCCCTGCCCTTGTCCGTCATCGACTTCGCGACCGTCCGCCCCGGTCAGTCCGTGGGTGAGGCGCTGCAGGACTCGGTGTTGCTGGCGCAGAAGGCGGAGGAACTGGGCTACGAGCGGGTCTGGTACTCCGAGCACCACAACATGCCCGCCATCGCCTCCTCGGCGCCGGCAGTACTCATGGCGCACATCGCGTCGCACACCAAGCGGATCCGCCTGGGCTCCGGCGGGGTGATGCTGCCCAACCACTCGCCGATAGTGATCGCCGAGCAATTCGGCACGCTCGCCGAGCTGCACCCGGGGCGCATCGACCTGGGGTTGGGCCGCGCGCCCGGCACCGACCCGCAGACCCTGCGCGCGCTGCGCCGTGAACCGTCGGCGGCGGAGAAATTCCCCGACGACGTCCGCGAGTTGCAGGCGTTCCTGGGCGATTCGCCCACCGACATGGCCCGCACGCGCGGGATCGTCGCCGTGCCCGGGCGCGGCACCAAGGTGCCGCTGTACATCCTCGGCTCCTCGCTGTTCGGGGCGCAGCTCGCCGCCGCCTACGGTCTGCCGTACGCGTTCGCCTCTCACTTCGCCCCGGACGCCCTCGAGCAGGCCTCGGCTGTGTACCGGAGCCGTTTCACGCCCAGCGAGCAGTTGGCCGAGCCGTACATGATCGCCGCCGTCAACGTGGTGGCCGACGACGACGCCGAGCGCGCCGAGAGAGAACTGCACTGGTACCGCCGCCAGCGGGTCAAGCTCATGGCCGGCCGCGGCCGCGACTTCTCCGACGCCGAACTCGACATGATCATGGAGTCCGCCGGCGGCCGGCAGATCCTGCACATGATCTCCAACACCGCCTGTGGCGACGGGCCGGCGGTACGCGACTACCTCACCGATTTTGCGCGCCGCGCGGGCGCCGACGAGCTGATGATCGCGCCGATCGGGTCGACGGTGGAACGGATCCACGGTTCCTTGGACGTGCTGCGCCGCGCCTGGAGTGACTGA
- a CDS encoding MFS transporter, whose protein sequence is MTTRTERLDGLPFTRKHRKLLLGSGVGWALDAMDVGLISFVMAALAVHWSLTPTELSWIGSIGFVGMAIGAALGGLLADKIGRRQVFAATLLVYGVATGAAALSTGIVMLIVLRFIVGLGLGAELPVASTLVSEFAPRRIRGRVVVILEGFWAVGWIMAALIGYFVVPASDAGWRWALAVGVVPAAYALVIRFGLPESVRYLESKGRIDEAERIVREYEASAGVESPVVTAPAAASTGAVAAAETITSAAPAESIWSPRLRKRTGALWIVWFGINFSYYGAFIWLPSLLVSQGFGLVKSFGYTLIITLAQLPGYAVAAWLIEIWGRRITLAVFLVGSAGAAGLFGLANSPATIIAAGMALSFFNLGAWGALYAIGPELYPTATRGSGTGAAAAFGRIASIIAPLLVPFLLDLGDTVMVFGVFAAAFVVAALAAFTLPERKGVALENT, encoded by the coding sequence ATGACCACCCGCACGGAGCGCCTCGACGGACTGCCGTTCACCCGCAAACACCGCAAACTCCTGCTCGGCTCGGGCGTGGGCTGGGCGCTCGATGCCATGGACGTGGGTCTGATCTCGTTCGTCATGGCGGCCCTGGCCGTGCACTGGTCGCTCACACCCACCGAACTGTCATGGATCGGGTCCATCGGGTTCGTCGGAATGGCCATCGGCGCCGCGCTCGGCGGGCTCCTCGCCGACAAGATCGGTCGCCGGCAGGTCTTCGCCGCGACACTGCTGGTGTACGGAGTGGCGACGGGCGCGGCGGCGCTGTCGACCGGCATCGTCATGCTCATCGTTCTGCGCTTCATCGTTGGACTGGGCCTCGGCGCCGAATTGCCGGTGGCGTCCACGCTGGTCAGCGAGTTCGCGCCCCGACGGATCCGCGGCCGGGTGGTCGTGATCCTCGAGGGATTCTGGGCCGTCGGCTGGATCATGGCCGCCCTCATCGGCTATTTCGTGGTGCCAGCGAGCGACGCGGGGTGGCGCTGGGCACTGGCCGTCGGCGTCGTCCCGGCCGCGTACGCGCTGGTGATCCGCTTCGGGCTGCCCGAATCCGTGCGCTACCTCGAGTCGAAGGGCCGCATCGACGAGGCGGAGCGCATCGTCCGCGAGTACGAGGCTTCCGCGGGCGTCGAATCACCAGTTGTCACGGCTCCAGCCGCCGCATCGACCGGGGCCGTAGCCGCCGCCGAGACCATCACCTCTGCCGCACCCGCCGAGTCCATCTGGTCCCCGCGCCTGCGCAAGCGGACCGGGGCCCTGTGGATCGTGTGGTTCGGGATCAACTTCTCCTACTACGGTGCGTTCATCTGGCTGCCCAGCCTGCTCGTGTCGCAGGGCTTCGGCCTGGTCAAGTCGTTCGGCTACACGCTCATCATCACGCTGGCCCAGCTGCCCGGGTACGCGGTCGCGGCCTGGCTCATCGAGATCTGGGGCCGCCGGATCACGCTCGCGGTGTTCCTCGTCGGCTCGGCGGGCGCAGCCGGACTGTTCGGGCTGGCAAATTCCCCGGCCACGATCATCGCCGCCGGAATGGCGCTGTCGTTCTTCAACCTCGGCGCGTGGGGCGCCCTGTACGCGATCGGCCCGGAGCTCTACCCGACCGCGACCCGCGGGTCCGGCACCGGGGCCGCCGCGGCATTCGGGCGGATCGCCTCCATCATTGCTCCGCTGCTCGTGCCGTTCCTGCTCGATCTGGGCGACACGGTGATGGTCTTCGGGGTCTTCGCCGCGGCCTTCGTCGTCGCCGCCCTCGCAGCCTTCACCCTCCCGGAGCGCAAGGGCGTCGCGCTGGAGAACACCTGA